In Deinococcus psychrotolerans, the genomic window CTTTGGCGCGGCGCACCGCCAAGCGCTGGGTCAGGCCCAGACGGGCGTTTTGCTCGTGCAGCACGGTGGGAATGCCCAGCGTCTGGGCGGCCAGCACTCCCGGCAAGCTGGCAAAGCCGCCGTAACCCACCACCACGGCGGGGCGAGTCCGGCTCAGAAAGCGCCGCGCTTCCAAAAGGCCGCTGCTGGCCCGCAGCAACTCACGGGGGTCGGCCTTGCCCTGCCCGCTGCGGGCGAGTTTGCCAGCCTGCACCCCGAAAAAGGGCAAACCTTGTTCGGCGGCGATTCTTTCTTCCATGCCGCCGCGCTGGCCCAGCAAGGTCACGTGGTGGCCGCGTAAGAGCAGTTCGCGGGCAGTGGCCACCGCTGGATAGATGTGCCCACCCGTCCCGCCTGTGGACAAAACGACTTCACTCATTGAGGGAAGTTTAGCAAGCGCAAAAGCTGCTTTGTTAAATGACCAATCTCGAAGCAAATCGGTCAAAGTAAACCAATCAAAGCAAAAAGGCCGCCTGATTCAGCGGCCCTGCTTGCTCCTCTTCTTCTCAGTCGGCGGCGATCAGCTCCGGTGTCCGCTCTTCTTGCGGCAGGGCGCTCTTGACTTCCCGCAGAGCCGAGTGGATGATGGCCAGCGCAATGGACATGCTGAGCATGCTGGAAAAGCCGTAACTCACCAGCGGCAGCGGCACGCCGGTCACCGGGAAAATGCCCGCCGCCACCGCCAGATTGACAAACGCCTGCCCCACGATCATGTACATCGCGCCGGTGGCCATGATGCTGGCTCCGTGCAAATTGGGCGTCATCGGGCGCACGCGGGCGGCGAGTTGGGCGACTTGCAGAGCGGTGGAGACCACCAGCCAGTACGCAAACAGCACCATCGTGACGCCCAGCAGGCCGGTGGAAAAGCCCACCGAAGCAATTGCGAGGTCGGTGTGATCGGCGAAATACGGATAGCGCGGCGCTTCCGGCCCTTGGCCCCAAATGCCGCCGAAACTCAAATCACGGTGGGCCATCCCGATCTGGTCAAGTCCTTTGACCGCCACGCTTTCGCTGACTTTGTCCCGCGAAATGAATGTTAAAAAGCGTTCCAAAATATAAGGATTGCGTTCTAAATAAATACTCAAAATAGGTAAGGCCAGCAGCGCCAACGCAAACAGCAGCGCCGTGATGTTGGTAAAGCGCACTCCGGCGGCGTACATCAGCACGATGCCCAGAGAGAACATCAGTACAGTGGTGCCCAAGTCCGGTTCGATCAGCACCAATAACGTGGTCAGGGCGATCATACCGGTGGCCGAAATCAGCTTGCGGTAAACCCCCCGCCGAGCAAAAAAGCTGGCCAGCATCAAAATGAGGCTGAGTTTGGCAAATTCAGACGGTTGAAATTGAAAAATGCCGCTGAACAACCACCGCTTGGTGCCGGATGAAGTGGCGGTGCCGTGACCGATAAAGAACACCAAAACCAGCAGCACCAAACTCACCAACCAAGCGGGTGTGGCCAACTTGAGAAACACTTTGGGCCGCAGTTGAGAGAGGCCGACCGTGATCAGGATGGCCAGCACCGCTTTGAAAGCTTGATCCGGCAAGTTTTCCGGATCGGCGGTGCCGACGGCCAGCGTACCCAGCACCAGCAGCAGCACCTGAGCCAGCAGCAAATTGGCACTCATATTCACGTGTTGACCTCGCTTGTTTGGCGTGCGTCCCGTGACTCGATCCAAGTCTGCGCCGCTTTGGTAAAGGATGCGCCGCGCTCGGCGTAATCGCGGTAGAGATCGAAACTGGTGCCGATGGGAGCCAGCAGCACCGTGCCGCTCCCGTCCAAAGTCTCGGCAGCCAACCGCACGGCTTCTTGCATGGTCACCTCCGCACCTTGTCCGGTAAAGGGCACCACCACGAACGGCAAGCCCAACGCCTCTGCCAATTTGGGGCCGTCTTCACCAAAAGCGATCACGCGGCGGACTTTACCGGCAGCGGCTCGGCGCAGCGGCTCAAGGTCTGCGCCTTTGTCGCGCCCGCCGACCAGCCAAGCAATCGGGGCCTTGGCTTGCTCCAGCGCCGACTGCACCGCCACCGTGCGGGTGGCAATCGAGTCGTTGACGAAGCGCAGATCATTCCAATGGGCCACCGTTTCAAAGCGGCCCTTGACTGGCTGGGCCGTTCTCAAAGCCTGTTTGAATACCTCGGGCAAGACGGGACGGCCCAACTGCTTCAGCAAGCTCTCTGCCGCCAGAATTGCTGCCGCCGCGTTGGCCGGATGCACGCCTTCGGGCAGTTCGCTGACGTCCAGCACCGCCGAGCCGTCTGCAAGGTGCAAGTGGGCGGCGTCAAAATGCAGAATCTGGGCCTGCGTTGTGACGCTTAAGCCAGTCGGCACGATCAAGCAGTCGCCGGAGCGCTGGGCGCGGGTGATGTTGAGTTTGGCGGCGTGATAAGCCTCGACGGTTTTGTGGCGGTCGAGGTGGTCGCTGGCCAGATTGGTGATGACGGCCACACGCGGCGCAAAGCTGCTGACCCGTTCGAGCTGAAAACTCGACAGCTCCACCACCGCCGCGTCCACGCCGTCCATGATGTCGAGCAGCGGCGGGTCGATGTTGCCGCCTTCGCGGGCGTTCAGGCCGCTGGCACGCAGCAGTTGGGCAATCAAAACGGTGGTGCTGCCTTTGCCCGCCGTGCCGGTGACGCCCACCATCGGCACCTGCGGATAAGCGCGGGCGGCCAGTTCCGCTTCGCCGATAATTTCTGCGCCCCGCTGCCGGAGCGCCTCCAAATCGGGATGGTCGATCGGCACACCCGGCGCGGCCACCACCGTGGTGTAAGCGTGGGTGAGGTCGGCGTGAATGCGGTCGGCTGGCGTGAGGTCGGCTCGGGCAAAGCCGAATTGCGCGGCCAGATCAAAGTCTTCGGCGCTGGGACGGGCATCGAACCAATCGGCGCTTTGTTGGGTACGGGCCAGAAATCTGAGCACGCCGCGTCCGCTGCGGCCCAACCCATACACCAGGGTCTGGGGCCGTGCGTGCGGCGAAAAATGCGGAGCAGCAGGTTCAGTAGTAGCAGGGTCAGGAGAAGGTGTCACGCCACTCAGCCTAGCGCAGTGTGGGCAATAAAGTGCGCCGCAACTGCAAGGCCAGAGGCCAAAGCCGGTTGAGAAAGCCGCCAAGTTAGTCCAAAGTGGCCGCGTCTCCTTGAACGGCGGGGTATTCTCCTCAATTATGAGTGCACTTCTTCAACCGAATTTGACCCAAGCACAACTCACCCAGCCGCTTGCCGTGGTGGACGCCTTCACCTCCCGCGCTTACAGCGGTAACCCGGCGGGCGTGTGCTTGCTGGACGAACTTGCGCCGCCCGACTGGATGCAGCGGGTGGCGTGCGAACTCAACCACGCCGAAACCGCTTTCGTCTGGCCGCTGCCCTCACATCAGTACAGCCTGCGTTGGTTCACCCCGGTTATCGAGGTGGACTTGTGCGGGCACGCGACGTTGGCGGCCGCCCATTGGCTGTGGCAAAGCGGAGCGCTCGCGGGCGATGCGGCGGCGCACTTTGAAACCCTCAGCGGCCCGCTCAGCGCGGTGAAACGGGGCGAGTGGATCGAGCTGGACTTTCCCGCCGAACTCGCCACCGAAGTTCAGCCGCCGGTGGATATGGCCGCGCTGTTGGGAGCGCAGCCGCTGTGGATAGGTGCCAACCGCCTCGACTATCTGGTGGAGCTGCCCAGCGCGGAGCAGGTGCGGAGCCTTACACCAGATCTGGCCCACTTTGGGCCGCTGGGTAAACGCGGCGTGATCGTAACAGCAGCGGGCGATGAGGGCTACGATATCGTTTCACGCGGCTTTTTCCCAAATCTGGGCATCCCCGAAGACCCCGTGACCGGCTCGGCCCACTGCGCCCTCGCGCCGTATTGGGCGGCCAAGTTGGGAAAGAGCGAACTCAGCGCTTATCAAGCCTCAGCGCGTGGTGGAGAGTTGCGGCTGCGTTTAGAAGGCGAGCGGGTCAAGTTACTCGGCCAAGCTGTGATTACTTTGGAAGGCCGCATAGCGGGGCCGCCAAAGGTCTAGCTTTCTTGGCTTGCCAACAGCTGCTCCACCCACGCCAGCATTTTGGCCGTCACTTCTGCTTGCACGGTGTCGTTAAACAGCTCGTGGTAACCGCCCTCCACTTCGAGGTAATCGATGGCCGGTCTAGGGGTGCGGGCCGTTCCCGCCGTCTGTGCAAAGCGCTGCGAGCCGCGCACGTCAGCGAGGCGGTCGGCGGTGCCGTGCAGCACCAAGGTGGGCAAGCGCCACTGCGGATACTCGGCGCTGAGTTGGCGGCTGAGGCGCAGCATGCTGGCGGCGGTCAGGGCCGGAACTTTGCCCCGGTAGACTTGCGGGTCGTTGTCGTAAGCGCTGACTTCTTCGGGGAGGCGCGACAAGCCGCCCGATTCCAACACGGTAACCGGCAAACTGGGAAAGAACCGTCCCAGCACGCCGCTGAGCGCTTTGAGAACCGCGCTTTCGTCTTCGCCAACCAACAGCAGCGGGCTGGA contains:
- a CDS encoding FtsW/RodA/SpoVE family cell cycle protein — encoded protein: MSANLLLAQVLLLVLGTLAVGTADPENLPDQAFKAVLAILITVGLSQLRPKVFLKLATPAWLVSLVLLVLVFFIGHGTATSSGTKRWLFSGIFQFQPSEFAKLSLILMLASFFARRGVYRKLISATGMIALTTLLVLIEPDLGTTVLMFSLGIVLMYAAGVRFTNITALLFALALLALPILSIYLERNPYILERFLTFISRDKVSESVAVKGLDQIGMAHRDLSFGGIWGQGPEAPRYPYFADHTDLAIASVGFSTGLLGVTMVLFAYWLVVSTALQVAQLAARVRPMTPNLHGASIMATGAMYMIVGQAFVNLAVAAGIFPVTGVPLPLVSYGFSSMLSMSIALAIIHSALREVKSALPQEERTPELIAAD
- the murD gene encoding UDP-N-acetylmuramoyl-L-alanine--D-glutamate ligase gives rise to the protein MVYGLGRSGRGVLRFLARTQQSADWFDARPSAEDFDLAAQFGFARADLTPADRIHADLTHAYTTVVAAPGVPIDHPDLEALRQRGAEIIGEAELAARAYPQVPMVGVTGTAGKGSTTVLIAQLLRASGLNAREGGNIDPPLLDIMDGVDAAVVELSSFQLERVSSFAPRVAVITNLASDHLDRHKTVEAYHAAKLNITRAQRSGDCLIVPTGLSVTTQAQILHFDAAHLHLADGSAVLDVSELPEGVHPANAAAAILAAESLLKQLGRPVLPEVFKQALRTAQPVKGRFETVAHWNDLRFVNDSIATRTVAVQSALEQAKAPIAWLVGGRDKGADLEPLRRAAAGKVRRVIAFGEDGPKLAEALGLPFVVVPFTGQGAEVTMQEAVRLAAETLDGSGTVLLAPIGTSFDLYRDYAERGASFTKAAQTWIESRDARQTSEVNT
- a CDS encoding PhzF family phenazine biosynthesis protein, which translates into the protein MSALLQPNLTQAQLTQPLAVVDAFTSRAYSGNPAGVCLLDELAPPDWMQRVACELNHAETAFVWPLPSHQYSLRWFTPVIEVDLCGHATLAAAHWLWQSGALAGDAAAHFETLSGPLSAVKRGEWIELDFPAELATEVQPPVDMAALLGAQPLWIGANRLDYLVELPSAEQVRSLTPDLAHFGPLGKRGVIVTAAGDEGYDIVSRGFFPNLGIPEDPVTGSAHCALAPYWAAKLGKSELSAYQASARGGELRLRLEGERVKLLGQAVITLEGRIAGPPKV
- a CDS encoding alpha/beta hydrolase; amino-acid sequence: MSQPALPASAQPWPFASGGPSLHGTVFAAPNERAAVLLTHGYAEHLGRYSRVIAALNQVGVSVYTYDQRGHGQSPGARAVVDMDVLVSDHLRAREALQELQVPLIAFGHSMGGLITAASVLRDPRGLAGVILSSPLLLVGEDESAVLKALSGVLGRFFPSLPVTVLESGGLSRLPEEVSAYDNDPQVYRGKVPALTAASMLRLSRQLSAEYPQWRLPTLVLHGTADRLADVRGSQRFAQTAGTARTPRPAIDYLEVEGGYHELFNDTVQAEVTAKMLAWVEQLLASQES